The Kribbella sp. NBC_00662 nucleotide sequence CCGCTGACCAGCTCACCGGAGGCGGACAGCTCGGCCAGCATCGCGTCGAACTCCTTGCCCATCGCCTCCCGCTCGTCCGCCGGGATCGACCGCCCCACCTCGGTGAAGTCGATCGTCGGGTGACCCCACGGCTGCGGGTTGGAGTGGATCAGAACCACGTACTTCATCTTTGACCTCCAGTCTGAGCCGGTACGCCGTACTGCGCCCCGGCACCGATGACGTCGGAGGCCCCACACAGACCTCGACATTTCTTCTCGATGTATTCCAGCTCACATCCGGTCACACTCGCCCGGCCGGGATCCGTCAGCCGGTTAGACGCGAAGAAAGGAACACATCATGAGCACGATTCTGGTGACCGGCGGGACCGGAACGATCGGACGCCACGCCGTACCGCTGCTGCAGGCGGCCGGCGCCAAGGTCCGGGTCCTGACCCGGCACGCCCACGACCGCGACGACGGTGTCGAGTACCTGGCCGTCGACCTGCTGAAGGGCGACGGACTGGACCAGGCGGTGGACGGCGTGGACGTCATCCTGCATCTGGCCGGTGGACCGAAGGGCGACGACATCGGCACCCGCAACCTGGTCAAGGCGGCCGAGCAGGCCGGCGTCGGCCACCTCGTGCACATCTCGGTGACCGCGGTCGACCAGCTCCCGCTGACCTACTTCAAGTCGAAGCTCGGCGCCGAGCAGGCCGTTCTCCAGTCGTCCGTGCCGTCGTCCGTACTGCGGGTCGCCCAGCTGCACGACTTCGCCTGGAACACCGTGCGGATGATGGCGAAGCTGCCCGTGCTGCCGATGCCGGGCGGCGTCCGGTTCCAGCCGGTCGACGGGCGGGACGTGGCCCAGCGC carries:
- a CDS encoding SDR family oxidoreductase codes for the protein MSTILVTGGTGTIGRHAVPLLQAAGAKVRVLTRHAHDRDDGVEYLAVDLLKGDGLDQAVDGVDVILHLAGGPKGDDIGTRNLVKAAEQAGVGHLVHISVTAVDQLPLTYFKSKLGAEQAVLQSSVPSSVLRVAQLHDFAWNTVRMMAKLPVLPMPGGVRFQPVDGRDVAQRLVELALGEPQGLVPDLVGPKVYSLSELAHDYLRATGKHRLSLPLRVPGKAGKVYRAGGNLTLSGADRGTHTWEDFVAAQV